The Pan paniscus chromosome 12, NHGRI_mPanPan1-v2.0_pri, whole genome shotgun sequence genome window below encodes:
- the C12H2orf15 gene encoding uncharacterized protein C2orf15 homolog, with product MSSTLGKLSNQVEETLPLLKKVPPNYFHICSAILMGFSLSKSATQVSAIHMDSKVDDHLIRGTEKSRLEPATQLFQNTKKIRLEDTNQENFTRIEGTGTGSLSEKALGSVVYVKESDGLEMTDVE from the coding sequence taatcaAGTTGAAGAAACACTTCCACTACTTAAAAAGGTACCTCCAAATTACTTTCATATTTGTTCAGCTATCCTAATGGGATTTTCACTTAGTAAATCTGCTACTCAGGTATCTGCTATACATATGGATTCAAAAGTGGATGATCACTTAATACGAGGGACTGAAAAAAGCAGGTTGGAACCAGCGACTCAGTTATTTCAAAACACCAAGAAAATAAGATTAGAAGACACAAATCAAGAAAACTTTACAAGGATTGAAGGGACTGGCACAGGATCTCTTTCTGAGAAAGCCTTGGGTTCAGTGGTATACGTCAAAGAAAGTGATGGactagaaatgacagatgtggaATGA